A genome region from Hevea brasiliensis isolate MT/VB/25A 57/8 chromosome 9, ASM3005281v1, whole genome shotgun sequence includes the following:
- the LOC110647775 gene encoding bidirectional sugar transporter SWEET4: MVSSDTARNVVGILGNIISLFLFLSPVPTFVHIWKKRAVEQYSPTPYLATLLNCMVWVLYGLPMVHPKSLLVITINGSGTAIEILYIILFIIYSDKKKRVKVLLIVLVELIFIAGLAILVLTLAHTTKKRSIIVGFICICFNIMMYASPLSVMKLVITTNSVEYMPFFLSLASFANSLTWSTYALILFDPFILIPNGLGSLLALAQLALYAVYYKSTKREIAAREGKAELGLSQVVVNGDSKKPHTASLNASSASGIK; encoded by the exons ATGGTTTCTTCAGATACTGCTAGAAACGTGGTTGGTATCCTAG GAAACATCATCTCACTCTTCTTGTTCTTATCACCAGT GCCAACTTTTGTTCATATATGGAAGAAAAGGGCAGTGGAGCAATATTCCCCAACCCCTTACCTTGCCACCTTATTGAATTGCATGGTATGGGTGCTGTATGGGCTGCCCATGGTGCACCCTAAAAGCTTATTGGTTATAACCATAAATGGATCAGGGACAGCCATTGAAATTCTCTACATTATCCTTTTCATCATCTACTCAGACAAGAAAAAGAGGGTTAAAGTGCTGCTAATAGTGCTTGTTGAGCTTATTTTCATCGCTGGCCTTGCCATTCTGGTCCTAACTTTAGCCCACACCACCAAGAAAAGGTCTATCATTGTGGGGTTTATCTGCATATGCTTTAACATCATGATGTATGCCTCCCCATTATCAGTCATG AAGCTTGTAATTACAACAAATAGTGTGGAGTATATGCCATTCTTCCTATCTCTTGCTTCCTTTGCCAATAGTCTTACCTGGTCTACTTATGCTCTCATCCTTTTCGATCCATTCATCCTT ATTCCTAACGGGTTGGGTTCGCTACTTGCATTGGCGCAACTGGCACTGTATGCGGTGTACTACAAATCTACAAAGAGGGAAATAGCAGCAAGGGAAGGGAAAGCCGAGTTGGGTTTATCACAAGTAGTTGTGAATGGAGATTCCAAGAAGCCACACACTGCATCTCTCAATGCTTCTTCTGCTTCTGGGATCAAATAG